A window of Aeromicrobium sp. Root236 contains these coding sequences:
- a CDS encoding DUF1003 domain-containing protein codes for MADRARLDQPRSVRRSFRSRREPDPERFGRFAESTARFLGTATFIAWMTVFVVVWIGWNMPYGPDRHRWDDYPFIFLTLILSLQASYAAPLILLAQNRQEARDRVTQEQDRDATAQANADMEFLAREVASLRLGLGEVATRDFIRGELRGLMADLDERDAEDESKD; via the coding sequence ATGGCTGACCGCGCCCGCCTCGACCAGCCGCGTTCCGTACGCCGTTCGTTCCGCTCCCGCCGCGAGCCCGACCCGGAGCGCTTCGGCCGGTTCGCGGAGTCGACCGCCCGCTTCCTCGGCACCGCCACGTTCATCGCGTGGATGACGGTCTTCGTCGTGGTCTGGATCGGCTGGAACATGCCCTACGGGCCCGACCGGCACCGCTGGGACGACTACCCGTTCATCTTCCTGACGCTGATCCTGTCGCTGCAGGCGTCCTACGCCGCGCCGCTGATCCTGCTCGCCCAGAACCGTCAGGAGGCCCGCGACCGCGTCACGCAGGAGCAGGACCGCGACGCCACCGCACAGGCCAACGCCGACATGGAGTTCCTCGCCCGCGAGGTCGCCAGCCTGCGGCTCGGACTCGGCGAGGTGGCCACCCGCGACTTCATCCGTGGCGAGCTGCGCGGTCTGATGGCCGACCTCGACGAGCGCGACGCCGAGGACGAGTCCAAGGACTGA
- a CDS encoding magnesium transporter MgtE N-terminal domain-containing protein, giving the protein MSATPGRIFLSRIVGQAVFDPAGDQVGKLRDVVVAVRSARQRPRVLGLVVEVLGRRRVFLPITRVTSLDSGQIITTGVLNVRKFVQRRTETLAIHELFDRTVTLPDGSSGTVYDLAMEQDPRRDWYVSDVAVQGGGKRFGRRGPHQVLEWDQVKGLTTEEAGQGATHLLATMDEMRAADLANALRDLAPKRRMEVVTELDDERLADVLEELPEKDQVEILGVLDPERASDVLTEMDPDDAADLLGELPPATAEALLTLMEPDDAEDVRRLLTYEERTAGGMMTTEPVVLPPDATIADALARIRNPDLIPALASMVYVCRPPLETPTGKFLGIVHFQALLREPPSTLVSAIVDNDIDWPRPEASLEHVANLLAAYNMVALPVVDENFHLLGAVTIDDVLDHLLPEGWREQDDAQPDPGAGSEVVTHG; this is encoded by the coding sequence GTGAGCGCAACGCCCGGACGCATCTTCCTGTCCCGCATCGTGGGCCAGGCGGTCTTCGACCCCGCGGGCGACCAGGTCGGCAAGCTCCGCGACGTCGTCGTCGCCGTACGCTCCGCGCGCCAGCGTCCTCGCGTGCTGGGTCTGGTCGTCGAGGTGCTCGGCCGGCGCCGGGTGTTCCTGCCGATCACCCGCGTGACGTCGCTCGACTCGGGCCAGATCATCACGACAGGCGTCCTCAACGTCCGCAAGTTCGTGCAGCGCCGCACCGAGACCCTCGCGATCCACGAGCTGTTCGACCGCACGGTGACGCTGCCTGACGGCTCGTCGGGCACGGTCTACGACCTCGCGATGGAGCAGGATCCCCGCCGCGACTGGTACGTCAGCGACGTCGCCGTCCAGGGCGGCGGCAAGCGGTTCGGCCGCCGCGGTCCGCACCAGGTGCTCGAGTGGGACCAGGTCAAGGGCCTCACCACCGAGGAGGCCGGCCAGGGCGCGACCCACCTGCTCGCCACGATGGACGAGATGCGGGCGGCCGACCTCGCCAACGCCTTGCGCGACCTGGCGCCCAAGCGCCGGATGGAGGTCGTCACCGAGCTCGACGACGAGCGCCTCGCCGACGTGCTCGAGGAGCTGCCCGAGAAGGACCAGGTCGAGATCCTCGGCGTGCTCGATCCCGAGCGTGCCTCGGACGTGCTCACAGAGATGGACCCCGACGACGCCGCCGACCTCCTCGGCGAGCTGCCTCCGGCCACCGCCGAGGCGCTGCTGACGCTGATGGAGCCCGACGACGCCGAGGACGTACGCCGGCTGCTGACCTACGAGGAGCGCACCGCCGGCGGCATGATGACCACCGAGCCCGTCGTGCTGCCGCCTGACGCGACGATCGCCGACGCCCTGGCCCGCATCCGCAACCCCGACCTGATCCCGGCGCTCGCGTCGATGGTCTACGTGTGCCGGCCGCCGCTCGAGACGCCGACCGGCAAGTTCCTCGGCATCGTGCACTTCCAGGCTCTGCTGCGCGAGCCGCCGTCCACGCTGGTCAGCGCGATCGTCGACAACGACATCGACTGGCCGCGCCCCGAGGCGTCTCTCGAGCACGTGGCCAACCTGCTCGCCGCCTACAACATGGTCGCGCTGCCGGTCGTCGACGAGAACTTCCACCTGCTCGGGGCGGTGACCATCGACGACGTGCTCGACCACCTGCTGCCTGAGGGCTGGCGAGAACAGGACGACGCTCAGCCTGATCCCGGGGCGGGCTCGGAGGTGGTCACGCATGGCTGA
- a CDS encoding wax ester/triacylglycerol synthase family O-acyltransferase, translating into MPPTDSMFLLAENRDHPMHVGGLQLFVPPEGAGPEYVRDMLDAFRQTDNISPLFRKRPGEPVGTRWKSDETIDYDHHVRHSAVPSPGRIRELLQLTSRWHGSLLDRRRPLWEAHVVEGLQDGRIAVYTKVHHAMVDGVSALRLMQRSLSEDPDAQDCLPPWALPARKPSGDKRGFDPMALVRTGAGAAGDIAGLLPAGLKIANQIIREGDITLPRAPKTILNGSIGGARRFAAQSWEIERIQRVAKSSATTLNDVVLAMVSGALRDYLLEQHALPDEPMTAMVPVSLSLRAESAGKDTGTGNATGAIIVNLATDREQGATRLEEISYSSRQAKKILSDLTPTQILAFSALQMLPLALTPIPGFVKYTNPPFNVVVSNVPGPKNDMYFNGSRLDGMYPVSIVTDGLALNITLTSRAGYLDFGLIGCRRSVPHLQRLLTHLETALAELEKAWG; encoded by the coding sequence ATGCCACCCACGGATTCGATGTTCCTGCTGGCGGAGAACCGGGACCATCCGATGCATGTCGGCGGCCTGCAGCTGTTCGTCCCGCCCGAGGGCGCAGGGCCCGAATACGTGCGCGACATGCTCGACGCGTTCCGGCAGACCGACAACATCTCGCCCCTGTTCCGCAAGCGCCCGGGTGAGCCCGTCGGCACGCGCTGGAAGAGCGACGAGACGATCGACTACGACCACCACGTGCGTCACTCGGCCGTGCCCAGCCCCGGGCGGATCCGCGAGCTGCTGCAGCTGACGTCCCGGTGGCACGGCTCATTGCTCGACCGGAGGCGGCCGCTCTGGGAGGCGCACGTCGTCGAAGGCCTGCAGGACGGCCGGATCGCGGTCTACACCAAGGTGCATCACGCGATGGTCGACGGCGTCTCGGCGCTACGGCTGATGCAGCGGTCGCTGAGCGAGGACCCCGACGCGCAGGACTGCCTGCCGCCGTGGGCGCTGCCCGCTCGCAAGCCGTCGGGCGACAAGCGCGGCTTCGACCCGATGGCCCTCGTGCGTACGGGAGCGGGCGCTGCGGGTGACATCGCCGGGCTGCTGCCGGCCGGGCTCAAGATCGCCAACCAGATCATCCGCGAGGGTGACATCACGCTGCCACGGGCACCCAAGACGATCCTCAACGGCTCGATCGGCGGTGCCCGGCGATTCGCCGCCCAGTCGTGGGAGATCGAGCGCATCCAGCGGGTCGCCAAGTCCTCGGCGACGACCCTCAACGATGTCGTGCTCGCGATGGTGTCGGGTGCGCTGCGGGACTACCTGCTCGAGCAGCACGCCCTGCCCGACGAGCCGATGACCGCGATGGTGCCGGTGTCGCTGTCACTGCGGGCCGAGTCGGCCGGCAAGGACACCGGGACCGGCAACGCGACCGGGGCGATCATCGTCAATCTGGCGACGGACCGCGAGCAGGGCGCGACCCGCCTGGAAGAGATCTCGTACTCCTCGCGGCAGGCCAAGAAGATCCTCAGCGACCTCACGCCGACCCAGATCCTGGCGTTCTCGGCACTGCAGATGCTGCCGCTCGCCCTGACGCCGATCCCCGGATTCGTGAAGTACACCAACCCGCCGTTCAACGTCGTCGTCTCCAACGTCCCGGGGCCCAAGAACGACATGTACTTCAACGGCTCGCGGCTCGACGGGATGTATCCGGTGTCGATCGTCACCGACGGCCTCGCGCTCAACATCACGCTGACGAGTCGTGCGGGCTACCTCGACTTCGGCCTCATCGGCTGCCGCCGATCGGTCCCTCACCTGCAGCGACTGCTCACCCACCTCGAGACGGCACTGGCCGAGCTCGAGAAGGCCTGGGGCTGA
- a CDS encoding DUF1810 domain-containing protein, translated as MTDPYDLQRFVDAQGGGTYDRALAELRAGRKTSHWMWFVFPQVAGLGRSETAVRYALSGVDEARAYGSHPVLGPRYDECCEALVSLGEVSMTDVLGPVDAQKLHSSLTLFAQAGPQGPAVDALLATHFGGELDPATLRLL; from the coding sequence GTGACCGACCCCTACGACCTCCAGCGGTTCGTCGACGCGCAGGGCGGCGGCACGTACGACCGCGCGCTCGCCGAGCTGCGCGCCGGCCGCAAGACGAGCCACTGGATGTGGTTCGTCTTCCCGCAGGTCGCCGGGCTGGGCCGCAGCGAGACGGCGGTGCGATACGCCCTCTCGGGCGTCGACGAGGCACGGGCGTACGGCAGCCACCCCGTGCTCGGCCCGCGCTACGACGAGTGCTGCGAGGCGTTGGTGTCCCTGGGCGAGGTCTCGATGACCGACGTGCTCGGCCCGGTCGACGCGCAGAAGCTGCACTCCTCGCTGACGCTGTTCGCCCAGGCCGGACCGCAGGGCCCCGCGGTCGACGCGCTGCTGGCCACGCACTTCGGCGGCGAGCTCGACCCCGCGACGCTCCGCCTGCTCTGA
- a CDS encoding DMT family transporter produces the protein MNAFLAIVAILGVSASGPLMAGANAPALAIGFWRNALGTAAVAPFAARTIRRELTGLGREGWYATAFAGVMLAVHFATWVSALKMTSVAAATAMVSMQVVFVVVIDLLRGTRTPPAVVAGVSIAVVGVLVITGVDFSLSARAVAGDLLALVGGLTAALYLMAGSRVRETVSTTSYTVVCYSICAVTLAVSCLVAQVEMIDFSGRTWLAIVGVTICAQLLGHSVLNHLLAVMSPGLISLLLLFEVPGAAILAGIFLDQTPPAGVYVGLALILAGLVVVVVRRPPPEEVLPD, from the coding sequence GTGAACGCCTTCCTCGCCATCGTCGCGATCCTGGGCGTCTCGGCGTCGGGGCCGCTGATGGCGGGGGCGAACGCTCCGGCGCTGGCGATCGGGTTCTGGCGCAACGCGCTCGGCACGGCTGCCGTCGCACCGTTCGCCGCGCGGACGATCCGGCGCGAGCTGACCGGCCTGGGCCGCGAGGGCTGGTACGCCACGGCGTTCGCGGGCGTGATGCTGGCGGTGCACTTCGCGACCTGGGTCAGCGCGCTCAAGATGACGTCGGTCGCGGCCGCCACGGCGATGGTCAGCATGCAGGTCGTGTTCGTCGTCGTGATCGACCTGCTGCGCGGCACCCGCACGCCACCCGCAGTCGTCGCCGGGGTCTCGATCGCGGTCGTCGGCGTGTTGGTCATCACCGGCGTCGACTTCTCGCTGTCGGCGCGAGCCGTCGCGGGCGACCTGCTGGCGCTGGTCGGCGGGTTGACCGCGGCGCTCTACCTGATGGCCGGCAGCCGGGTGCGCGAGACCGTGTCGACGACGTCCTACACCGTCGTCTGCTACAGCATCTGCGCCGTCACTCTGGCGGTGTCGTGCCTCGTCGCGCAGGTCGAGATGATCGACTTCTCGGGCCGCACGTGGCTGGCGATCGTCGGTGTCACGATCTGCGCGCAGCTCCTCGGGCACTCGGTGCTCAACCACCTGCTGGCGGTCATGAGTCCCGGCCTGATCTCGCTCCTGCTGCTGTTCGAGGTGCCGGGCGCGGCGATCCTGGCCGGCATCTTCCTCGACCAGACGCCCCCGGCCGGCGTGTACGTCGGGCTCGCACTGATCCTCGCCGGACTGGTCGTCGTGGTCGTACGCCGCCCGCCGCCAGAGGAAGTCCTGCCCGACTAA
- a CDS encoding alpha/beta hydrolase, producing the protein MAPHLSLAAQPQFFRGASIQSRVLGFGLRHTVRPLLGAWARLPFDVFPPNVVEQVARLLPVHEGTMWRTVDLADCGSEWLQAKGVSDIHGGNRGAILYFHGGAFITCGLNTHRRLVSRISYAAKQPVLNVGYRQMPYEPITESVADGVDGFRWLLEQGYAPEEITIAGDSAGGYLAFSVARAVMDKGWGQPAGVVAISPLLDFDPAGKKGHRNANRCETFPMNAVAKLTDVSLRMDTRRGISGHRVDPVNMPLADMPPALIHIGSNEVLMADAELMANRLVSAGVPCDLQVWDRQVHVFQAAASWVPEARTAIEEIGTFVQALAEREATGTAPVAAPATAAPSRRRRAAVR; encoded by the coding sequence ATGGCTCCGCATCTGTCGCTGGCCGCCCAACCGCAGTTCTTCCGCGGAGCGAGCATCCAGTCCCGTGTTCTCGGCTTCGGGCTGCGCCACACCGTACGCCCCCTGCTCGGCGCGTGGGCGCGGCTGCCGTTCGACGTGTTCCCGCCCAACGTGGTCGAACAGGTCGCCCGGCTGCTGCCGGTGCACGAGGGCACGATGTGGCGCACCGTCGACCTCGCCGACTGCGGCAGCGAGTGGCTGCAGGCCAAGGGCGTCTCCGACATCCACGGCGGCAACCGCGGCGCGATCCTCTACTTCCACGGCGGCGCGTTCATCACCTGCGGGCTCAACACGCACCGCCGCCTTGTCTCCCGCATCTCGTACGCCGCCAAGCAGCCCGTGCTCAACGTCGGCTACCGGCAGATGCCGTACGAGCCGATCACCGAGTCGGTCGCCGACGGCGTCGACGGGTTCCGGTGGCTGCTGGAGCAGGGCTACGCGCCGGAGGAGATCACGATCGCCGGTGACTCCGCCGGCGGCTACCTGGCGTTCAGCGTCGCCCGTGCAGTCATGGACAAGGGGTGGGGCCAGCCGGCCGGCGTCGTCGCGATCTCGCCGCTGCTCGACTTCGACCCCGCAGGCAAGAAGGGACATCGCAACGCCAACCGCTGCGAGACGTTCCCGATGAACGCCGTCGCCAAGCTCACCGACGTGTCGCTGCGCATGGACACCCGTCGTGGCATCTCCGGCCACCGCGTCGACCCGGTCAACATGCCGCTCGCCGACATGCCGCCCGCGCTGATCCACATCGGCTCCAACGAGGTGCTGATGGCCGATGCCGAGCTCATGGCCAACCGCCTCGTCTCGGCCGGCGTGCCCTGCGACCTGCAGGTGTGGGACCGCCAGGTCCACGTGTTCCAGGCCGCCGCTTCATGGGTTCCCGAGGCGCGCACGGCGATCGAGGAGATCGGTACGTTCGTCCAGGCCCTGGCCGAGCGCGAGGCCACCGGCACCGCCCCGGTCGCCGCACCGGCAACCGCAGCGCCCTCGCGCCGCCGCCGCGCAGCCGTACGCTGA
- a CDS encoding general stress protein, with protein sequence MAEIFSLEYPQSLGVFDKYADAQKAVDYLSDNEFPVENVLIVGTELKQVERVTGRLTWGRVLMAGAGSGLWLGLFVGIVVSAFSEGSSFLATVAGCAVIGIVFSVVFAALGYGATRGQRDFSSVQKVVATKYEVLVEHKFLAQGQELLAKLPGRDPFAV encoded by the coding sequence ATGGCAGAGATCTTCTCGCTCGAGTACCCGCAGTCGCTCGGCGTGTTCGACAAGTACGCCGACGCGCAAAAGGCCGTCGACTACCTCTCGGACAACGAGTTCCCGGTCGAGAACGTGCTGATCGTCGGCACGGAGCTCAAGCAGGTCGAGCGCGTGACGGGCCGTCTGACGTGGGGCCGCGTGCTGATGGCCGGCGCCGGATCGGGCCTGTGGCTGGGCCTGTTCGTGGGCATCGTGGTCTCGGCGTTCTCCGAGGGCAGCAGCTTCTTGGCCACCGTTGCGGGGTGCGCCGTCATCGGCATCGTCTTCAGCGTGGTGTTCGCGGCCCTCGGCTACGGAGCCACCCGCGGCCAGCGCGACTTCAGCTCGGTGCAGAAGGTCGTGGCGACCAAGTACGAGGTGCTCGTCGAGCACAAGTTCCTCGCCCAAGGCCAGGAGCTGCTCGCAAAGCTGCCCGGCCGCGACCCGTTCGCCGTATGA
- a CDS encoding DUF6234 family protein, protein MSSAAGETVDSRSRLLRAGWGGALAAGAALALALVYQQIDVYFTIGGDSVVPTHAEKARYVWTATAGLSAVVLSLVLALIVPSGRRAWWSAAGIVVMVIVAGVFAVPHDRWRPEAPTYEPPTSYTPCYSGSQDCGAGG, encoded by the coding sequence ATGTCATCAGCCGCGGGGGAGACGGTCGACTCCCGATCGCGCCTGCTCCGCGCCGGCTGGGGCGGAGCGCTCGCGGCCGGCGCTGCCCTCGCGTTGGCGCTCGTCTATCAGCAGATCGACGTCTACTTCACGATCGGCGGTGACTCCGTCGTCCCGACACACGCGGAGAAAGCCAGGTACGTGTGGACCGCCACGGCCGGCCTTTCGGCCGTGGTGCTGAGCCTCGTGCTCGCCTTGATCGTCCCGAGCGGCCGCCGGGCCTGGTGGAGCGCGGCCGGCATCGTCGTCATGGTGATCGTGGCAGGGGTGTTCGCCGTGCCGCACGACCGATGGCGCCCGGAAGCGCCGACCTACGAGCCACCGACCAGCTACACGCCCTGCTACAGCGGCAGCCAGGACTGCGGCGCAGGAGGCTGA
- a CDS encoding acyl-CoA dehydrogenase family protein has product MGRLVRTEGLTEIQEEILKTVRQFVEKEIIPVATELEHKDEYPTDIVEGLKELGIFGIMIPEEYGGLGESLLTYALVVEEIARGWMSVSGVINTHFILAYLLRQHGTDEQKQKYLPKMATGEVRGAFSMSEPALGSDVAAIKTKATKTDDGYEITGQKMWLTNGGSSNLVAVLCKTDEGDDSVYKNMTTFLVEKEPGFGETAQGVTIPGKIEKMGYKGIDTTEMILEKHKISADQVLGGKPGQGFYQMMDGVEVGRVNVGARAVGIANRAFELGIAYAQQRETFGKPIAQHQAILFRLAEMATKVEASHAMVVRAARGKDSGERNDVEAGMAKMLAAEYCNEVVQDSFRIHGGYGYSKEYEIERLYREAAFMLIGEGTSDIQKMIIGRSLLKDYKL; this is encoded by the coding sequence ATGGGTCGTCTTGTCCGTACCGAAGGCCTGACCGAGATCCAGGAAGAGATCCTGAAGACGGTCCGTCAGTTCGTCGAGAAGGAGATCATTCCGGTCGCGACGGAGCTGGAGCACAAGGACGAGTACCCCACCGACATCGTCGAGGGTCTCAAGGAGCTGGGCATCTTCGGGATCATGATCCCCGAGGAGTACGGCGGACTCGGCGAGTCGCTGCTGACGTACGCACTGGTGGTCGAGGAGATCGCCCGCGGCTGGATGAGCGTGTCGGGCGTCATCAACACGCACTTCATCCTGGCCTACCTGCTCCGCCAGCACGGCACGGACGAGCAGAAGCAGAAGTACCTGCCCAAGATGGCCACGGGCGAGGTCCGTGGTGCGTTCTCCATGTCCGAGCCTGCGCTCGGCTCCGACGTCGCGGCGATCAAGACCAAGGCGACCAAGACCGACGACGGCTACGAGATCACCGGCCAGAAGATGTGGCTGACCAACGGCGGCTCGTCCAACCTCGTCGCAGTGCTGTGCAAGACCGACGAGGGCGACGACAGCGTCTACAAGAACATGACGACGTTCCTGGTCGAGAAGGAGCCGGGCTTCGGCGAGACGGCTCAGGGCGTCACGATCCCGGGCAAGATCGAGAAGATGGGCTACAAGGGCATCGACACGACCGAGATGATCCTGGAGAAGCACAAGATCTCGGCCGACCAGGTCCTCGGCGGCAAGCCCGGCCAGGGCTTCTACCAGATGATGGACGGCGTCGAGGTCGGCCGCGTCAACGTCGGCGCCCGTGCCGTCGGCATCGCCAACCGGGCGTTCGAGCTCGGCATCGCGTACGCCCAGCAGCGCGAGACATTCGGCAAGCCCATCGCCCAGCACCAGGCGATCCTGTTCCGCCTGGCCGAGATGGCGACCAAGGTCGAGGCGTCGCACGCGATGGTCGTGCGCGCGGCACGCGGCAAGGACTCCGGTGAGCGCAACGACGTCGAGGCCGGCATGGCCAAGATGCTCGCCGCCGAGTACTGCAACGAGGTGGTGCAGGACTCGTTCCGCATCCACGGCGGCTACGGTTACTCCAAGGAGTACGAGATCGAACGCCTCTACCGCGAGGCCGCGTTCATGCTCATCGGTGAGGGCACCTCCGACATCCAGAAGATGATCATCGGCCGCAGCCTTCTCAAGGACTACAAGCTCTAG
- a CDS encoding nuclear transport factor 2 family protein, which produces MDLEALEDIRRLKYRYFRSLDLKLWDEFADTFTADAVGRYGTKVYGELDALEGRDAIVGFMSEKLSNGIITVHVAHHPEIDVDGDTAEGSWGFEDTVIATDFKMLIRGAGYYRDRYRREADGWRIAETSYERIYESMESLDDTPSHQLLANRWATQG; this is translated from the coding sequence ATGGACCTGGAAGCGCTCGAAGACATTCGCCGGCTGAAGTACCGCTACTTCCGGTCGCTCGACCTCAAGCTCTGGGACGAGTTCGCCGACACGTTCACCGCTGATGCCGTCGGCCGCTACGGCACCAAGGTGTACGGCGAGCTCGACGCGCTCGAGGGCCGTGACGCGATCGTCGGGTTCATGAGCGAGAAGCTGTCCAACGGCATCATCACGGTGCACGTGGCTCACCACCCGGAGATCGACGTCGACGGTGACACCGCCGAAGGGTCGTGGGGGTTCGAGGACACCGTCATCGCGACCGACTTCAAGATGCTGATCCGCGGCGCCGGCTACTACCGCGACCGCTATCGGCGCGAGGCGGACGGATGGCGGATCGCCGAGACGTCGTACGAGCGGATCTACGAGTCGATGGAGTCCCTCGACGACACGCCCAGCCACCAGCTGCTGGCCAACCGCTGGGCAACCCAAGGTTGA
- a CDS encoding FdhF/YdeP family oxidoreductase, whose product MADNTIHEDELEVHDPKRTAAGVTGVRVSLQRSLSHMGLRTTARTLLKLNQADGFDCMSCAWPDPDPENRHTAEFCENGAKAVAEEATKERADPAFFARHSIADLSAHDEYWLGQQGRITHPMVKRPGGTHYEEIGWEEALRLIGDQLNSLASPDEAIFYTSGRASNEAAFLYQLFIRAYGTNNMPDCSNMCHESSGTALTESIGIGKGSVSLRDIYDAECIVIAGQNPGTNHPRMLSALEIAKRRGAKIIAINPLREAGLVNFRNPQKPRGVVGKGTDIADLHLPIKINGDLALFQAIGSLLLEWDAVDHEFVDRHTHGFEAWAEHVRAVDWDVVESATGLTRAQITEAAELIRASDATIYCWAMGLTQHRNAVATIREVANLALARGDIGKRGAGLCPVRGHSNVQGDRTMGIWERVPDHFLDALQAEFGFDPPREHGLDTVDAIRALRDGKATFFMGLGGNFVQAAPDTEVTAKALSSAAMTVQVSTKLNRSHLECGDTALILPTMGRTEKLVTAAGEQFVTVEDSMSAVHASRGVLPPVSPHVRSEVTIIAGLAEATVGRRHGIDWSAMAIDHNLIRHHISRVVPGCESYTHNVDRPGGFVLPHPPRDSRTFDTKSGKAEFVPSPIELLHVPDGHLVLQTLRSHDQFNTTIYGLSDRYRGIEDGRRVVFVHPDDIAAQGFADGDLVDLVSRWDGDDVKRVAKRFRIVSYDTPRGSAAAYYPETNPLVPLDSTATGSNQPTSKSVMVRLEPHPTQDEANAGAAQDDVGADDSHKTDRQPRHLS is encoded by the coding sequence ATGGCGGACAACACGATCCACGAGGACGAGCTCGAGGTCCACGACCCCAAGCGCACTGCAGCGGGAGTGACCGGCGTACGCGTGTCGCTGCAGCGTTCGCTGTCGCACATGGGCCTCCGCACGACCGCCAGGACGCTGCTCAAGCTCAACCAGGCCGACGGCTTCGACTGCATGAGCTGCGCGTGGCCGGATCCCGACCCCGAGAACCGGCACACCGCGGAGTTCTGCGAGAACGGTGCCAAGGCGGTCGCCGAGGAGGCCACCAAGGAACGGGCCGATCCGGCTTTCTTCGCGCGGCACAGCATCGCCGACCTGTCGGCCCACGACGAGTACTGGCTGGGCCAGCAGGGCCGCATCACGCACCCCATGGTCAAGCGACCCGGAGGCACGCACTACGAGGAGATCGGCTGGGAGGAGGCATTGCGCCTCATCGGCGACCAGCTCAACTCGCTGGCCTCCCCCGACGAGGCGATCTTCTACACCTCGGGCCGGGCGTCCAACGAGGCGGCTTTCCTCTACCAGCTGTTCATCCGCGCGTACGGCACCAACAACATGCCCGACTGCTCCAACATGTGCCACGAGTCCAGCGGCACGGCGCTGACCGAGTCGATCGGGATCGGCAAGGGCAGCGTCAGCCTGCGCGACATCTACGACGCCGAGTGCATCGTGATCGCCGGTCAGAACCCGGGCACCAACCACCCGCGCATGCTGTCCGCGCTCGAGATCGCCAAGCGTCGCGGTGCGAAGATCATCGCGATCAACCCGCTGCGCGAGGCCGGGCTCGTCAACTTCCGCAACCCGCAGAAGCCTCGTGGGGTCGTGGGCAAGGGCACCGACATCGCCGACCTGCACCTGCCGATCAAGATCAACGGCGACCTCGCCCTGTTCCAGGCGATCGGCTCGCTCCTGCTGGAGTGGGACGCCGTCGACCACGAGTTCGTCGACCGCCACACCCACGGATTCGAGGCGTGGGCCGAGCACGTACGCGCCGTCGACTGGGACGTCGTCGAGTCGGCCACCGGCCTCACGCGCGCCCAGATCACCGAGGCTGCGGAGCTCATCCGGGCCTCGGACGCCACGATCTACTGCTGGGCGATGGGGCTCACGCAGCACCGCAACGCCGTCGCGACGATCCGCGAGGTCGCCAACCTGGCGTTGGCCCGCGGCGACATCGGCAAGCGCGGCGCCGGGCTGTGTCCCGTACGCGGTCACTCCAACGTGCAGGGCGACCGCACGATGGGCATCTGGGAGCGGGTCCCCGACCACTTCCTCGACGCCCTGCAGGCCGAGTTCGGGTTCGACCCGCCTCGCGAGCACGGCCTCGACACCGTCGACGCCATCCGCGCGCTCCGCGACGGCAAGGCGACGTTCTTCATGGGCCTCGGCGGCAACTTCGTGCAGGCCGCCCCTGACACCGAGGTCACCGCCAAGGCTCTGAGCAGTGCCGCCATGACGGTCCAGGTGTCGACCAAGCTCAACCGCTCGCACCTCGAGTGCGGTGACACCGCCCTGATCCTCCCGACCATGGGCCGCACCGAGAAGCTGGTGACGGCGGCGGGCGAGCAGTTCGTCACGGTCGAGGACTCGATGTCGGCCGTGCACGCGTCGCGCGGGGTGCTCCCGCCGGTCAGCCCGCACGTACGCTCCGAGGTCACGATCATCGCCGGCCTCGCCGAGGCGACGGTCGGCCGACGGCACGGGATCGACTGGTCCGCGATGGCGATCGACCACAACCTCATCCGGCACCACATCTCGCGAGTCGTGCCGGGCTGCGAGTCCTACACGCACAACGTCGACCGCCCCGGCGGCTTCGTGCTGCCGCACCCCCCGCGCGACTCCCGTACGTTCGACACCAAGAGCGGCAAGGCCGAGTTCGTGCCGTCGCCGATCGAGCTGCTGCACGTCCCGGACGGGCACCTGGTGCTCCAGACCCTGCGCAGCCACGACCAGTTCAACACCACGATCTACGGCCTGAGCGACCGCTATCGCGGCATCGAGGACGGCCGCCGCGTGGTGTTCGTCCATCCCGACGACATCGCGGCGCAGGGCTTCGCCGACGGCGATCTCGTCGACCTGGTCTCGCGCTGGGACGGTGACGACGTCAAGCGGGTCGCCAAGCGGTTCCGCATCGTCTCGTACGACACGCCCCGCGGATCAGCGGCGGCCTACTACCCCGAGACCAATCCTCTGGTGCCGCTCGACTCGACGGCGACCGGCAGCAACCAGCCGACGTCCAAGTCCGTCATGGTGCGCCTCGAGCCGCACCCCACCCAGGACGAGGCCAACGCGGGTGCCGCGCAGGACGACGTGGGCGCCGACGACTCGCACAAGACCGACCGCCAGCCCCGGCACCTCTCGTGA